One segment of Acidimicrobiales bacterium DNA contains the following:
- a CDS encoding response regulator transcription factor produces the protein MDKSPNAGTVLVVDDEPTVRDVVAEYLRREGYEVHALGDGSAATDWLAVNTPDLVVLDVMLPGTDGLTVLKELRRGSDVPVILLTARVEEVDRILGLELGADDYVVKPFSPREVAARVRSVLRRTQPVAAPVGGGGTVGEEPVLDFGALRIDRLAREVEVDDRLVTLTPKEFDLLEHLASSPRQVFSRRQLLTSVWDSSPDYQDPATVTVHVGRLRQKLEADADEPRWIVTVWGVGYRFEP, from the coding sequence TCCGCGACGTGGTGGCGGAGTATCTGCGCCGGGAGGGCTACGAGGTGCACGCCCTCGGCGACGGATCCGCGGCGACCGATTGGCTGGCGGTCAACACGCCGGATCTCGTCGTCCTCGACGTGATGCTGCCCGGCACCGACGGCCTCACGGTGCTGAAGGAGCTCCGCCGCGGCAGCGACGTCCCCGTGATCCTGCTCACCGCCCGGGTGGAGGAGGTCGACCGCATCCTCGGCCTCGAGCTCGGTGCCGACGACTACGTCGTCAAGCCCTTCTCCCCCCGTGAGGTCGCAGCCCGGGTGCGCTCCGTGCTGCGCCGCACCCAGCCCGTCGCCGCACCCGTCGGGGGCGGAGGGACGGTCGGCGAGGAGCCCGTGCTCGACTTCGGTGCGTTGCGCATCGACCGGCTCGCTCGCGAGGTCGAGGTGGACGACCGCCTCGTGACGCTCACCCCGAAGGAGTTCGACCTCCTCGAGCACCTCGCCTCCTCTCCCCGCCAGGTCTTCTCCCGTCGCCAGCTCCTGACCTCGGTGTGGGACTCCTCCCCCGACTACCAGGACCCGGCCACCGTCACCGTGCACGTCGGCCGGTTGCGCCAGAAGCTCGAGGCCGACGCCGACGAGCCCCGCTGGATCGTCACCGTGTGGGGCGTCGGCTACCGGTTCGAGCCATGA
- a CDS encoding HAMP domain-containing histidine kinase, with translation MSALLGAAAWNEQIADYPGRALVASTALLAVVVAAGLAVRAMNRRTRSLRAQLLTITLAGLALGTLAAFALAYVMVLDSSDLATVVSVLIITSVFATGLVLVATTPLSRDVRHLEDVVGRIEHGDREARALLDRADELGHVGRAVDQLNARLGELEATRTALEEERNLVLSNISHDLRTPLAALRAAIEALADGVVDDTPRYYRSMQRDVEALTVLVDDLFLLVRVESGRLDLAVESIDLAEIADEALEALAPTAAAGGIDLTLLTTGRVGTTGDPSALGRVVRNLLDNAIRHAPPGSNVEVSVGADPAGPWVRVVDAGPGFPPGFEDAAFDRFTRADASRTRDTGGAGLGLAIARGLVEAHGGEVWVEPPPGGRVAFRLPPEPLEPPGPEADRHPSSTERHLAVD, from the coding sequence ATGAGCGCGCTCCTCGGGGCGGCGGCGTGGAACGAACAGATCGCCGACTACCCGGGCCGGGCGCTCGTCGCCTCCACCGCCCTCCTGGCCGTGGTGGTCGCCGCCGGGCTGGCGGTCCGAGCCATGAACCGTCGGACCCGGTCGCTCCGCGCCCAGCTGCTGACGATCACCCTCGCCGGCCTCGCCCTCGGCACCCTGGCGGCGTTCGCCCTCGCCTACGTCATGGTGCTCGACAGCAGCGACCTGGCCACCGTCGTGTCCGTGCTGATCATCACCTCGGTCTTCGCCACGGGGCTCGTGCTCGTCGCCACCACGCCGCTCAGCCGCGACGTGCGCCATCTCGAGGACGTCGTCGGGCGCATCGAACACGGCGACCGCGAGGCCCGGGCCCTCCTCGACCGCGCCGACGAGCTGGGGCACGTGGGTCGGGCGGTCGACCAGCTCAACGCCCGCCTCGGCGAGCTCGAGGCGACCCGCACCGCACTCGAAGAAGAGCGCAACCTCGTGCTGTCGAACATCAGCCACGACCTGCGCACCCCCCTGGCCGCGCTGCGGGCGGCCATCGAGGCGCTGGCCGACGGCGTCGTCGACGACACCCCTCGCTACTACCGCTCGATGCAGCGCGACGTCGAGGCGCTCACCGTCCTCGTCGACGACCTCTTCCTGTTGGTCCGGGTGGAGAGCGGCCGCCTCGACCTCGCCGTCGAGTCGATCGACCTGGCCGAGATCGCCGACGAGGCCCTGGAAGCCCTGGCTCCCACCGCCGCCGCAGGCGGCATCGACCTGACGCTGCTCACCACCGGCCGCGTGGGGACCACCGGGGACCCGAGTGCGCTGGGGCGCGTCGTACGCAACCTGCTCGACAACGCCATCCGCCATGCCCCGCCGGGATCGAACGTGGAGGTCTCGGTGGGCGCCGATCCGGCCGGGCCGTGGGTGCGGGTCGTCGACGCCGGGCCGGGGTTCCCGCCCGGCTTCGAGGATGCCGCCTTCGACCGGTTCACCCGCGCCGACGCCAGCCGGACCCGCGACACGGGCGGTGCGGGGCTGGGCCTGGCCATCGCCCGAGGCCTGGTCGAGGCCCACGGCGGCGAGGTCTGGGTGGAACCGCCCCCGGGCGGACGAGTCGCCTTCCGGCTCCCGCCGGAGCCGCTCGAACCCCCCGGACCCGAGGCCGACCGGCACCCGTCGTCGACGGAGCGTCACCTCGCGGTGGACTGA